The Athene noctua chromosome 3, bAthNoc1.hap1.1, whole genome shotgun sequence genome includes a region encoding these proteins:
- the SLC35B4 gene encoding nucleotide sugar transporter SLC35B4 isoform X1 — MHPAVAVGLVFGGCCSNVVFLELLARQFPGCGNIVTFSQFLFIAVEGFVFEANFGRKRPAIPIRYYFIMVAMFFTVSVVNNYALNLNIAMPLHMIFRSGSLIASMALGIIILKKRYSVSKYTSIALVSVGIFTCTFMSAKQVASDSSLNEEDGLQVFLWWLLGIAALTFALLMSARMGIFQEMLYKQFGKHSKEALFYNHALPLPGFLLLAPNIYHHAVLFSQSEPFQVPVIGLTLPIMWFYLLMNVITQYVCIRGVFILTTECTSLTVTLVVTLRKFVSLIFSILYFRNPFTAWHWLGTAFVFVGTLMYTEVWNSLGPVLARWRKRPKEE; from the exons ATGCACCCGGCCGTGGCGGTGGGGTTGGTGTTCGGCGGCTGCTGCAGCAACGTGGTGTTCCTGGAGCTGCTGGCCAG gcagtTTCCAGGATGTGGGAACATAGTGACATTCTCCCAGTTCCTATTTATCGCGGTGGAAGGCTTTGTCTTCGAAGCCAACTTTGGGAGGAAGAGGCCGGCCATACCAATAAG GTACTACTTCATCATGGTGGCTATGTTTTTCACTGTCAGTGTGGTGAATAACTATGCCCTGAACTTAAATATCGCCATGCCACTGCACATGATCTTCCGATCA GGCTCTCTCATAGCAAGCATGGCTCTAGGTATCATCATTTTGAAGAAAAG ATACAGCGTATCTAAATACACGTCCATAGCCCTGGTGTCCGTGGGGATCTTTACCTGCACTTTCATGTCTGCAAAGCAAGTG GCATCTGACTCCAGCTTAAATGAAGAGGACGGACTCCAGGTTTTCTTGTGGTGGCTGCTGG GGATTGCTGCGCTCACCTTCGCCCTCCTCATGTCTGCCAGGATGGGGATTTTCCAGGAGATGCTGTACAAGCAGTTTGGAAAACACTCCAAAGAGGCTCTTTTTTACAAT caTGCGTTACCACTCCCAGGATTTCTCCTCCTTGCCCCAAACATCTACCACCATGCTGTCCTCTTCAGTCAGTCTG AGCCCTTCCAGGTCCCAGTGATCGGGCTGACCCTGCCAATCATGTGGTTCTACCTCCTCATGAACGTCATCACTCA ATACGTCTGCATCCGAGGCGTCTTCATCCTGACCACGGAGTGCACCTCCCTCACCGTCACGCTGGTGGTGACGCTGCGCAAGTTCGTCAGCCTCATCTTCTCCATCCTCTACTTCCGTAACCCCTTCACGGCCTGGCACTGGCTGGGCACCGCCTTCGTCTTCGTGGGGACTCTCATGTACACGGAGGTGTGGAACAGCCTCGGGCCCGTCCTGGCCCGCTGGAGGAAGAGGCCGAAGGAGGAGTAA
- the SLC35B4 gene encoding nucleotide sugar transporter SLC35B4 isoform X2: MHPAVAVGLVFGGCCSNVVFLELLARYYFIMVAMFFTVSVVNNYALNLNIAMPLHMIFRSGSLIASMALGIIILKKRYSVSKYTSIALVSVGIFTCTFMSAKQVASDSSLNEEDGLQVFLWWLLGIAALTFALLMSARMGIFQEMLYKQFGKHSKEALFYNHALPLPGFLLLAPNIYHHAVLFSQSEPFQVPVIGLTLPIMWFYLLMNVITQYVCIRGVFILTTECTSLTVTLVVTLRKFVSLIFSILYFRNPFTAWHWLGTAFVFVGTLMYTEVWNSLGPVLARWRKRPKEE, encoded by the exons ATGCACCCGGCCGTGGCGGTGGGGTTGGTGTTCGGCGGCTGCTGCAGCAACGTGGTGTTCCTGGAGCTGCTGGCCAG GTACTACTTCATCATGGTGGCTATGTTTTTCACTGTCAGTGTGGTGAATAACTATGCCCTGAACTTAAATATCGCCATGCCACTGCACATGATCTTCCGATCA GGCTCTCTCATAGCAAGCATGGCTCTAGGTATCATCATTTTGAAGAAAAG ATACAGCGTATCTAAATACACGTCCATAGCCCTGGTGTCCGTGGGGATCTTTACCTGCACTTTCATGTCTGCAAAGCAAGTG GCATCTGACTCCAGCTTAAATGAAGAGGACGGACTCCAGGTTTTCTTGTGGTGGCTGCTGG GGATTGCTGCGCTCACCTTCGCCCTCCTCATGTCTGCCAGGATGGGGATTTTCCAGGAGATGCTGTACAAGCAGTTTGGAAAACACTCCAAAGAGGCTCTTTTTTACAAT caTGCGTTACCACTCCCAGGATTTCTCCTCCTTGCCCCAAACATCTACCACCATGCTGTCCTCTTCAGTCAGTCTG AGCCCTTCCAGGTCCCAGTGATCGGGCTGACCCTGCCAATCATGTGGTTCTACCTCCTCATGAACGTCATCACTCA ATACGTCTGCATCCGAGGCGTCTTCATCCTGACCACGGAGTGCACCTCCCTCACCGTCACGCTGGTGGTGACGCTGCGCAAGTTCGTCAGCCTCATCTTCTCCATCCTCTACTTCCGTAACCCCTTCACGGCCTGGCACTGGCTGGGCACCGCCTTCGTCTTCGTGGGGACTCTCATGTACACGGAGGTGTGGAACAGCCTCGGGCCCGTCCTGGCCCGCTGGAGGAAGAGGCCGAAGGAGGAGTAA